The Pseudorasbora parva isolate DD20220531a chromosome 19, ASM2467924v1, whole genome shotgun sequence genomic sequence AGAAGATGGAGCAACCTGTGGTTATAGCCACAGCTGGCATCAAGAAGAACAAAGGTTTGCATGAGTCCCTTTTAGATTTTTCTGAACACATTTCTTTGCTGATGGCATTAGagaaaatgtaaataaacaagGGTTGCCTTTAAGACTCAAGCTAGTTTTAGTCATTAGAGCTCTCTTTTCCTTTGACTTATTGTAGAGTCGTCACGTGCCAAGGCCGGGAAGGGTGATTCCATCACAGCCCCAGGTAAAAAAGCCCAAAAAACACGTAACATACAGAGTATAGAATCTGTGAGCATTTCACATTTAATTGATTTAAATGTGGTATAATATTTAAAGTTTTATTATTAACTAAAATAATTTTCAAATTTgtattttatacaatttataAATGATTAAAGTTTGAAAGGGCATAGATTCCATGTACAATTTTATTCAGaaatgatgcattaaattgatcctTACATTAACAACAATTATCATTTTactaaatatttctatttaaaataaatgctgttcttttgaagaaggaaaaaaaatgtataatggtttccacaaaaaataaacagaaaaaaagagcataaatgatttctgaagcatcatgtgacactgaaaactggagaattaatgctgaaaatgcagctttgccaTGGCTGGAAtacattactttttaaaatatattctaaaTGAAAACGGTTCATTTAAATTGTAGCAATTGTAGTTCTCTCTTTGATCAAACAAATCCATTCTTTGTCACCACGaggcttctttcaaaaacatttgatCAAACCTTATGATCAAAACcgtaaacttttgaacagtgtcAGAATGTACTTTACAAATATCATCTTTTCCTTTAGTGACGTCTAACTCGAATGATGCAAACTCTGTTAACGGCGGAGGGTGGACGGAGGTGCCTGTGAAGTCAACGCAAACAAGCGCTTTAAACAACGAGAAGTGGTCTGTTGGGAGAAAGACCCTTGGGCAAAAGATCCGTGATAACACCACCTGGAAACAAGAGCCAGAAGGTAACAGTTCACAGTTGTTTATGACCCTGCCTTGACTAGTTTATAACAGCTCCAGCTGCATTTGagggtttttagcttttagATGATTGTGACAGAGCTGGAGTTTATTCTTTTGTATAGTAATTGATAAGATGTTAGGAGTTATTACACTTAATTGAGTATATATGTTtagcataaaaacacatttgtcACCGTGCTTGTATATTTTGTAcattataaaatgattgtatCTGTGTTTAGGTTTATCAagtaatattttttcatttcaCAGCTGTTGTGGATAAacatgctgtttttgttttttttgttgttgttttgttaggGCCATGGACTGGTTTGGATAGAATTAAGGCAGAACCAAACCCAGTGAATTTAACAATGCTTGGACTGAACCCATCAGGTACGTGTCACCTTTTATTTAGACTGAGCTTTTCATAAACTAAGTTTATCAAGACTATGGAGCACATCTCTTTGTCCTTGTATGCTAATAAACACTGCAAACATGAATCATCTTTTCTCATGTATTTTCACAGGTGGTGAGACACGGACTAAATCTAACATTGAAATAGGGCAATGGGACAAAGTGCCCACCACTGACAATGAATGGTCCAGCTTCAGTAAGATCAagacttatttttttcttttttcttcaggATTTCTTTCTTTGGTATATTAAAAGTTCAAACGGCATTAGAAatcttggtaacactttacaataacattagttattgtattattaactaacatgaacttaCCATGTGAAATGCACTTGTTACTCTGTttgttaaaaggatagttcactttaaaagaaaaattgtcaccctttactcaccctcaagttgtttcaaacctgtatgaatttctttcttcagctgaacacaggggaagatattttgaagaatgtcagtaaccaaactggagccattgacttccatattattattttttcctactatggaagtcaatggctccagttagctgtttggttactgacattcttcaaaatatcttcccttgtgttcagctgaagaaagaaattcatgtgtggcggaatagcacttttgagagtacttcgactcggcgcagtaaaaagtcacgcctgaaaaatcaTCCCTCAAATCCCCTCCTCCGTCTCTCGTTTCTGTCAAATATTTTGTTCACATTGGCAGTTGTTATCTTGGAATAACACTCATGGAATGcgcaattgaccaatcagaatcaagtattccaaCTGTCTAATAATCATTATtgacattagttaataaaaatatatctgttataaaataaaaatataataaaaaaaataaaatgtataaaaaaaaagttattaaaaatatatatatataataaaaattgtATGTTCATGTTAGTTTACGGTGCATTAGTAAcgttaacaaatacaacttttgattttaataatgtattcgTACATTATTATAGTGTATTGACATTAacaaatgctgtagaagtgaaTGAAACTCTATTGTAAAGTGTGACTGAAATCttcagaaatgtattttgtccttgctgaataaaagtattcataaaacaaaaggGTTATTAACATTTCCAGTATCTCCATATAATTCCAGATGGTTTTTCCTCTGTGGACCCGAGCTCAGACTGGAGCGCGCCAACTGAGATGTGGGGGAATTATGAGCCCAAAGTTGATGCTCCTGCTTTAAAAGAGATTCCAGTTTCCAAGCCACTTggggtataaaaaaaaaactgttataaTTAGGGGTGTTCAGCAGAGCCAATATTCTATGTGTATCTGTAACAATTATTTGTATCTATATTCAGATATAACCGGAAGACAGTGGGTGAGGTTTTAACTAGAAGTTCGTAAAATTAAGATGTTTCCCAATCTCtataaagaaacatttaaatgtCTTCTGATTATAATACTACATGTTATTTCAGAGGAACTTTTTGTGGGAGTTGGGCTATTCAGAATGGCTAATTAGAGAACATGGAAATTAAACGAAAATATTCAGTGGTTGAACATAACTAAAACTACTTTTACTATGGACACAAATACAAACAAATTATGAAGAATACATAAATCCTTTCCATCTTGCAGAGAAATAGTAGCCCATCATGTCATacaaattttaaaacatttaatagaTACATCAAGTAGTAGAAAATGTGTATGATTCAGTAACTTATAGGGGTGTAATGGATCACATGAGTCTACACTATGAAAATGGTTATATGGTTGAATGAGTTTccgactacctctggaagtggtctAAAGTGGACAAGCCCAAAGCGTTTTAGAGTCTGTTTACACTTATATTTAGCATTGCCCACTTCTGATCGGATcaaccaaaacgcatcttaatagcAGATGTATACAGCACATTTAAGAGCTGCACGGATCCAGTACATTGATGCTGTACACATGCTTGTCTTTCTtgactgtttacattcacttaagacaGAACCTATTGTGTTTGCTAGGATATTTTCCCAAAGGTGGCCGTTGACAGTTTCTGTGTAAATTTGTCCGTTCAAGCCCAAAACTTGAACTTAAAATGTCTGGTCATATTATGCAAATGGTATTCAAATTGATAAAAGATTAAAGGAAGCCAGAATGCatatccattgacagaaacGTACATAACTCTGTCTGTTATATGCGTTATTTTCAACAAACCATATCAAATGCATATGCCTCTGATTTGAGTTGGTGGGTGGAGAATGGTAcagggtttttattttattttattttatttattttttatttttttttttttttttactgagaaCCATTACACCCCTAGTATCTTAGTTGATAATACTCTTGACAAAGTTGGTTTCTGAGGGACTGCAATGCTGTTATTCGATttgtaaatattgttttttattattcggtagaattattattattattcgttTCAAAGCCATTATTTGTGCTTTTCCGATTAAGGCATTCAGCTTCGGGCACAACCCTAGTTCTAATTTTAGTTATAAGCTACTTTTAGTAGATCTTTCTAAATATTGGTTGTGGTTGCAGGAATCAAATGATGACAAGGACCAGGCAGATCCTGCAGGAGGTGGAAAATCCAAGAgacgaaagaaaaagaagagacCAGAGGAAGAAGGTTCAAACATTGaggtaaaatatttagttttaataCACTGAGAATCACCACATTAAACATCTAAAGTGTGTGAATTCTGTATGAATGGCCAAATTGTATCTCCCCCTTATCCAGGTGACTCAAGAAGGTTCTGCTCCTGCAGAGAAGAGTGCGACTGTCAAGCTTCATCCTCCTCACGTTCCAAAAGATGAGGGATCCAAACAAAACATCCCTCCACAGTCGTCTTCAAGTGAGTAAATCACAGATGAATTGATGAAGCTATTCTAAAGAGACTGTTTATAGAGGGCCTGTTATGCTGTTTTCACACTTCCATTTTTTAGTGTGTGACGTTGCTGTTTACAAAGCACAAAGTCGACTCTAAAgggagttattctctatatcagtaaACGCCTCAATTGTAGTCTTCAGTTTTCTTCTGGGAACATGTATGACCCAAACTCAAAGCATTGACAAATCACAACACTGGTCCAGCTGACCAGAAGCACTTTTCAGAGGGAGGGATTCATAGAGACTGGAACTAAAGAATTTGTGaaatattgtgaatatttacttttattttttttatccaagcgtgaaaacattttatttagtagCCCCCGAAAACAAAATGTAAGACTTTGTAAAAGAACATATATATCCTCTTTaacaacaatataaaattagggctgcacgattgacaaaaatatacataattaacATAATTGTTGATTATTCCCTTGAAattgtaatgttattaaatacaaatatcacaatttacattgaatAATGTTTTGAATAGCTTTATACCATTTTCTGAAGCAACTGCATggcatatttttatatataaatgaaaaacaTGCTGAAAAAACTCTTCCTGAAAAACTTTATTGCTTTACTGTAGCATTAATCATCAAATGTCAACTATACATTGGTTTTGTTTCttctttaaattattattattatttttttgattttttgaaatatgaatgcatgaatgaataaatgaatgaggcatttatatagcgctttcatatgtactactgtacacccaaagcgcttcacactcatgtcaggggtctctcctcaaccaccaccagtgtgcagcatccacttggatgatgcgacggcagccacagtataACGgtgccagtgcgctcaccacacaccagcgaagGTGGATTTGAAAATGCATccaataatattttaaacacCGGGTTCTAGGAACTTAGTTATAAGAACTAGGCATCAGGGTGGTTCCTCTAGGGTCATTTTTCCTGGTTGCATTCGCACCGCCAGTAGGAActctgggacttttattatgactcTGCGGTGGACATTTATTTTGACGTCTGAGCACAGGTCACTCACATTGTCCTTGATCCTATTGCACTGGGCTAGACCCTCGTCTGAAGTAGTCATGATTCGCCTCTCACAACACAACATGCTCTAAACACACATCTTAAGGTTGCAGAAGAAtaagtagattttttttctttgaatgaTTACATTACATAATCGTGGCATCCGTAATCGCGATTAGAAATTTTAATAATGCAGCCCTACGGTAAATGCATTTGACCACATACAGGTGCAAAAGTCTGAGACCAGACTTTAAACCCCATTACATATTATCACCATAGTTATGTGGATATAATAGTgaattgaaaatgttttgatCCGTTTCcgaatattgtgtgtgtgtatcatttCTCCACACTTCTCTCACCTttctataataatataaaatgaatgatttgtatgtttatttttgctCCCACAGAGAAATCTGATCAGAATTGGGAACCACCGAAGCAAGTTCAGAAGAAAAAGGCCAGGAGAGAAACATGAACTGTGAATAACATCCAGAATAGCTTATGCAAATAGATTGTTTATGCAATAATTCCACAGTACAGAATTTTATACTGATTAAGTTTActgtgcttttaaaaaaaaatccaaaatagAAACAAAACTGAGTTGGAAAAActcagtcaaaaaaaaaaaaaatagagtaAAGGTGAGCAGTCCGTGGGCTGGAACACTACTTATGTGCACTATTACGCTACACTGAGGTTTGTTAATATCAGACGTGCTTTCAGTGAAGCCAAACATTCATgatcattattttccaacaGCTACTAAACTGATTTTGAAATAATTTGATAAATCCGCTTTCTTTCCATCCATTACTGTTCCTGTGGCACTTTAGCACTGCTGAATTGCACTTTGCTGTCCAGCAGATTGTGAAGTGTTGCAGTTACTGTTAGAAGCCACAGAGAGGCGCTGTGAGCCGGCGTCTCCTCCAGCAGTACTTCTGTGAGGTGAATTACTGTAATCTAGATCGCTGTGGTGGAAAACCAGAGAACGGTTCTATTACAgagaagttttttttaatgctaaacCTATTTTCTTAGAGCTTTTCTTCCGTCCtgagtatatatattttacccATGTAAGTGGGTATGTGAATCTTGGAGATGTTTAGAGTTCCAACTCTTCCCTTTTTAATCAACTACTAGTTGACTCTAATGCTTTATTTCCTGCAAACTACAGTAGAAAAAGCCACGCCATATGTATAGAACTATAAGGGCTTTTTTCTATGGTAAAACTCTTTGTAATTGCACTGTGCTGAAGGTTGTAAAATACCACGTGTATTTACTTTTTGTTTCTTGCACAATGtgaacattacatttttgttcATGTTTGTTTTGACTGAGTAAGATGGTAGGTTTATGTGATTTTGATTGGGAAGGTTGATGATTAGCGCAGCTTTAATTCCATGACACTAAAACAGTACCAGTATCAGGAATCTGTTGCCTTAATCTGTACTTAGTAGCGTATGCTTTGTTCTCTTTCTTAATTTTAAGTCTTTTTTAGCAGGTTTGGCGTTCTATTTCCTTTCAGATTTGATTCTCGTCAGTGTTGCACTTGCATGAACTTAACCATTTATATAGTGATGAACAACATCCTGATTCTCTGTCCACTCGTGCAAGTACCACTCACTGTAAATAGGCTTTAatgaatgatgatgatgatgatgatgatgatgatgaatggATGTGGGGGTGGGAGGGTGGGGTTAAAATACTTATTCATATTTGGGTTGACTTAGTGGTGTTTTGCCCATGGTCGGTTTGTAAATTTCAGTAGATCATGTGTTTCTGAGGCACTCTGGACTAGCATCAGATGCCTGCCTTAGTTTATCATTCTAGAGGTTACTCAAACAATGTATTTCTACAAATTTATGGATTTAAGAATGATCATGTTTACTTAAGTCAATGCAATATTTCTATGTTgatttgttaaataaaagaaGATTGCTATTTGAGCCTATAGATGTTGATTTATTAAAGAAGAAAATGCTGTTTTGGCTCAGAGCTTTTCAGAGTATTAAatgggtacttcagcgctgggaagatgaatctgtatttaaactgggtcatcaatgtagtagaaatgtgaaattatttttaaatttggtgccttctagactgagaaaagacagaaaatgtatttttgtctcatggggatggaagactacaattcccagaatgcttcgctgccctgttgtgcccaccaacttgattactgtgactgagttggagaagacattacaattaaaaactgaacgtgtctgttcaatataacgagtgagtcaccgcgcgagtatcacagcactgagcactaactgcaggagtcagataaatgagctgatgagctctcgtgatgagagctgaggtaatcgcgactacactcgcggcatacattgaaacgcgccagactgaacacgcgttgtcagttcatgcctttgcaagcttaactttcatagaaattaatttgagaagttaaaataCTTACGTTGCTCACCATAGCGCcttttaaatgagtgcctgtagctgcgagctgagctctgagtgtgatctccatcccccatgtgcggattcaaaacatgcggaaatggctccctctgctggctgtagtctttagcctttggccaaacattcctcttatgatgcaaatatcgtcaatttgcatcataggaggaatttttccagaaataaactgcataaatctcttgtctcagggggatatgaggggggaaagcacaatcatttgaatattctccagggtttttactgatacaaagccatcactgaagtaacccgccatatatatatatatatatatatatttggactaacattttaaacattaccTTGTTATAATAATGCTTTAGAATTAATTTGTGTATTATACTGTATAACTAACTATATAACAAATGTAATTATATGAATTATGTAACATGCGTCTGACTCTTAATACCTCTTAAAATGAAGCTACTTGCCTTGAAACTTACCTCTGTTTTTGGAACTGAAAATTGAGTTTGTCCTCTTACTCTTAAACATAGCCAGGTATGTCAcaacctgctttctggaatacctgCCTGATTTACTATGtctattataaatgtttatatttatatacctGAGGGAAGGGTTTTAAAGGAAAATTATGTAGAGCAGCTACACTGACTGGACAGAGCTGAAGCACAACCAAAACTTTGTTCTTCTACAAAATACAtgtcaaaatacttttttttaatcgcTAGAGAGTCAAAGTTAGGACAACAAAGTGTAtctttaaagaaaggcttttttttttttttttttttttttttttatacattattttagtttttatatttcattcttttttCCTAAGGTAACAAAAGCTTGTACTAAAAATAAACTAGCtaaaattgttgtttttttattctggATTTTGCAGCATTCTGATAGTCTCGTGTCACGTGTATGAGACTGACCTTTCCTGCCTGTTTCTCATTTCATTTGGCTCAATAATCCTTTTCCATTGATTTGTGAAAAAGGGATTGGGAttcttttttttagcaaacatcCTTTGTGGTAGTCATGCTACTGTTGTTAAAACCTGACAAAGAAATACACAATAATGTGGTTCATTAGGTAATAAGGTATTTGCTAAATAAGTTAATTATATGGGTTATCTTTTTAAggcaattacaaatatttgtttGCTTTCAATAAATTCTTTATGCTCACAacagctgcatttatttgatacagtAAAATAGTATCATCATcagtcattctaatatgctgcatgatttgctgctcaataaaaGTTTCTTCACactatcaatgttggaaacttAACTGcatgttaatatttttgtggaaagatttttttctttcaaaattctttaaatataaagttcaaaacaacatcatttatttgaaaaaaatgttttgtttgtaacATAGTTTACTGtttcttttgatcaatttaaagtgtccttgctgaattaaattctctttatttatttatttatttattttaaatatttaaatttaaatatattttttaacttatttttattatttacgtaaaaaaaatcttactgaccccaaactttg encodes the following:
- the mtdha gene encoding metadherin a isoform X4 codes for the protein MDQDWRILATQRAEYVSDRIRGLLSSGLDFLRAELGVDLGIKPEKYPSWLILSVALLGVIVLVVLAACGRRKRRAAPVTPSPVTAAEIPVKTALPPKTVKTEPSEPKKKNKKKASDKKAQANGQTVAEPPQEIKVTEEKKKPPPVPAPARAPAPAPTQPPADTKTKKNKKKPKPEVKQTQDVSSTDGKEPDEGAWETKVSNREKRQQRKKEKGPGDSSGSPEAGDHASQKMEQPVVIATAGIKKNKESSRAKAGKGDSITAPVTSNSNDANSVNGGGWTEVPVKSTQTSALNNEKWSVGRKTLGQKIRDNTTWKQEPEGPWTGLDRIKAEPNPVNLTMLGLNPSGGETRTKSNIEIGQWDKVPTTDNEWSSFNGFSSVDPSSDWSAPTEMWGNYEPKVDAPALKEIPVSKPLGESNDDKDQADPAGGGKSKRRKKKKRPEEEGSNIEVTQEGSAPAEKSATVKLHPPHVPKDEGSKQNIPPQSSSKKSDQNWEPPKQVQKKKARRET
- the mtdha gene encoding metadherin a isoform X2 yields the protein MDQDWRILATQRAEYVSDRIRGLLSSGLDFLRAELGVDLGIKPEKYPSWLILSVALLGVIVLVVLAACGRRKRRAAPVTPSPVTAAEIPVKTALPPKTVKTEPSEPKKKNKKKASDKQKAQANGQTVAEPPQEIKVTEEKKKPPPVPAPARAPAPAPTQPPADTKTKKNKKKPKPEVKQTQDVSSTDGKEPDEGAWETKVSNREKRQQRKKEKGPGDSSGSPEAGDHASQKMEQPVVIATAGIKKNKESSRAKAGKGDSITAPVTSNSNDANSVNGGGWTEVPVKSTQTSALNNEKWSVGRKTLGQKIRDNTTWKQEPEGPWTGLDRIKAEPNPVNLTMLGLNPSGGETRTKSNIEIGQWDKVPTTDNEWSSFNGFSSVDPSSDWSAPTEMWGNYEPKVDAPALKEIPVSKPLGESNDDKDQADPAGGGKSKRRKKKKRPEEEGSNIEVTQEGSAPAEKSATVKLHPPHVPKDEGSKQNIPPQSSSKKSDQNWEPPKQVQKKKARRET
- the mtdha gene encoding metadherin a isoform X3, with the translated sequence MDQDWRILATQRAEYVSDRIRGLLSSGLDFLRAELGVDLGIKPEKYPSWLILSVALLGVIVLVVLAACGRRKRRAAPVTPSPVTAAEIPVKTALPPKTVKTEPSEPKKKNKKKASDKKAQANGQTVAEPPQEIKVTEEKKKPPPVPAPARAPAPAPTQPPADTKTKKNKKKPKPEVKQTQDVSSTDGKEPDEAGAWETKVSNREKRQQRKKEKGPGDSSGSPEAGDHASQKMEQPVVIATAGIKKNKESSRAKAGKGDSITAPVTSNSNDANSVNGGGWTEVPVKSTQTSALNNEKWSVGRKTLGQKIRDNTTWKQEPEGPWTGLDRIKAEPNPVNLTMLGLNPSGGETRTKSNIEIGQWDKVPTTDNEWSSFNGFSSVDPSSDWSAPTEMWGNYEPKVDAPALKEIPVSKPLGESNDDKDQADPAGGGKSKRRKKKKRPEEEGSNIEVTQEGSAPAEKSATVKLHPPHVPKDEGSKQNIPPQSSSKKSDQNWEPPKQVQKKKARRET
- the mtdha gene encoding metadherin a isoform X1, which codes for MDQDWRILATQRAEYVSDRIRGLLSSGLDFLRAELGVDLGIKPEKYPSWLILSVALLGVIVLVVLAACGRRKRRAAPVTPSPVTAAEIPVKTALPPKTVKTEPSEPKKKNKKKASDKQKAQANGQTVAEPPQEIKVTEEKKKPPPVPAPARAPAPAPTQPPADTKTKKNKKKPKPEVKQTQDVSSTDGKEPDEAGAWETKVSNREKRQQRKKEKGPGDSSGSPEAGDHASQKMEQPVVIATAGIKKNKESSRAKAGKGDSITAPVTSNSNDANSVNGGGWTEVPVKSTQTSALNNEKWSVGRKTLGQKIRDNTTWKQEPEGPWTGLDRIKAEPNPVNLTMLGLNPSGGETRTKSNIEIGQWDKVPTTDNEWSSFNGFSSVDPSSDWSAPTEMWGNYEPKVDAPALKEIPVSKPLGESNDDKDQADPAGGGKSKRRKKKKRPEEEGSNIEVTQEGSAPAEKSATVKLHPPHVPKDEGSKQNIPPQSSSKKSDQNWEPPKQVQKKKARRET